From a region of the Triticum aestivum cultivar Chinese Spring chromosome 7D, IWGSC CS RefSeq v2.1, whole genome shotgun sequence genome:
- the LOC123169888 gene encoding uncharacterized protein — MGTSASSFLDRRDARRRGYEPIPRHDEDEKDMSIAYEEQKNILEQMSIPRRDEERKKAEDDRSQQQQEEQEDIILFEEERQGPAALEARARVLRGRAFRQGTVFETWQDLKDSALCYLIALNWREAALAFAEQALYDIQLGDEPRAATALLRSAKCFIEIEHKPKYEVEYVEQALEEATTLFARTGDLQLAATSCLELAEFYMDQQDLQGALRTFRRAAGYCGYKHRNCGHKADVVGSLLRDEEALRRRGVLPLEDYKRRSAGYIRSSDPDWRSKVCDLFLSTTPPVHVAVSVTVD; from the exons ATGGGTACGTCAGCGTCGTCGTTTCTGGACCGACGCGACGCTCGCCGCCGCGGCTACGAACCGATCCCCCGGCACGACGAGGACGAGAAAGACATGTCGATCGCTTACGAGGAGCAGAAGAACATACTAGAACAGATGTCGATCCCTCGGCGCGACGAGGAACGGAAGAAGGCGGAGGACGATCGATctcagcagcagcaggaggagcaggaggacATAATACTCTTCGAGGAGGAGAGGCAAGGGCCGGCGGCTCTGGAGGCGCGCGCGCGCGTGCTGAGGGGCAGGGCCTTCCGGCAAGGGACCGTCTTCGAGACCTGGCAGGACCTCAAGGACTCGGCCCTCTGCTACCTCATCGCCTTAAACT GGAGAGAAGCTGCGCTGGCGTTCGCGGAGCAGGCTCTGTACGACATTCAGCTCGGCGATGAACCGCGCGCGGCCACCGCGTTGCTGCGATCTGCTAAATGCTTCATCGAGATCGAACACAAAC CCAAGTACGAGGTAGAGTACGTGGAGCAGGCGCTGGAGGAGGCGACGACGCTGTTCGCCAGGACCGGCGACCTGCAGCTGGCCGCCACCAGCTGCCTGGAGTTAGCCGAGTTCTACATGGACCAGCAGGACCTGCAGGGCGCGCTTCGCACCTTCCGGCGTGCCGCGGGCTACTGCGGCTACAAGCACCGGAACTGCGGGCACAAGGCCGACGTGGTCGGGTCTCTGCTGCGCGACGAGGAAGCGCTCCGCCGCCGGGGGGTGCTGCCCCTCGAGGACTACAAGAGGAGGTCCGCCGGGTACATCCGGTCGTCGGACCCAGACTGGCGCTCCAAAGTGTGCGACCTGTTCCTTTCAACTACTCCACCGGTGCATGTCGCAGTCTCTGTGACGGTTGACTGA
- the LOC123168098 gene encoding uncharacterized protein, protein MIADKSECSGEGLPGAAAEATASRARGQGLTLDDETACGTPAGSASDAERIEAPAKLEANPHITIVIAETGSESTESLKGVDNADVFIKIDTDSHGMGLAAMVETENGASLSTKSQPGTEQPPPPVPIVSHHRGTCQELMKVTSRVDAERKLKETELSNIQKHTSDRDIGRGRQDTGTRNRTHFSHSYSGECSTSGSFRDIVDEEREEIEPHELQIQTSEIREKPGNLMRKEWEEQKLRRIKYMLQASFEGRASRRKWKMWRSLGVTTAV, encoded by the exons ATGATTGCGGATAAGTCTGAGTGCAGCGGAGAGGGGCTGCCTGGCGCCGCCGCGGAAGCTACAGCCAGCAGAGCGCGCGGGCAGGGATTGACTCTGGATGACGAGACTGCCTGCGGCACTCCGGCGGGGTCAGCTAGCGACGCCGAGCGCATTGAAGCGCCAGCCAAGCTCGAGGCGAATCCTCACATCACCATAGTAATTGCTGAAACGGGTTCCGAAAGCACTGAATCACTGAAAGGGGTTGACAATGCAGACGTCTTCATAAAAATCGACACAGACTCTCATGGCATGGGGCTGGCAGCCATGGTGGAAACAGAGAATGGAGCTTCTTTGTCCACCAAGTCTCAGCCGGGGACTGAACAGCCGCCCCCGCCTGTCCCTATAGTCTCGCACCACCGTGGCACTTGCCAGGAGCTGATGAAAGTTACCAGTAGAGTGGATGCAGAACGTAAGTTGAAAGAGACCGAGCTGTCGAACATTCAGAAGCACACAAGTGACCGTGACATTGGCAGAGGTCGTCAGGACACAGGCACCAGGAACAGAACTCATTTCTCACACAGCTATTCTGGGGAGTGCTCGACTTCTGGATCATTTAGGGACATAGTTGATGAAGAGAGGGAAGAGATTGAGCCCCATGAGTTACAAATTCAGACGAGTGAAATAAG AGAGAAGCCTGGGAATCTGATGAGGAAAGAATGGGAAGAGCAGAAGCTAAGAAGGATTAAATATATGCTGCAAGCTTCATTTGAAGGACGCGCCAGCAGGAGAAAGTGGAAAATGTGGCGAAGTTTGGGAGTGACCACCGCCGTGTGA